In Gemmata obscuriglobus, a single genomic region encodes these proteins:
- a CDS encoding NAD-dependent epimerase/dehydratase family protein, whose product MSATCLITGGAGFIGSHLADTLTAAGRTVRVLDNLTTGLPANLAHISPAPELVQGCVTDPDAVARAVAGCDVVFHLAALASVAKSVEDPLASHAACATGALTVFDAARKAGVRRIVYAGSASAYGNASDEAGQDEATPLMALSPYAAAKLAGEFYAEAFARTYGIETVRLRFFNVFGPRQRADSPYSGVIAIFAGLLAAGRVPTIHGDGLQSRDFVYVSDVARALVLAADTPGVSGRVYNVGTGRSVNLLELIAELNAILGTSAVPVHSPARPGDVKHSRARIDRIRTDLGYAPAVPFAEGLRRTVEWARQ is encoded by the coding sequence GGTTCGGGTGCTGGACAACCTCACAACGGGGCTGCCGGCGAACCTCGCGCACATCTCACCGGCCCCCGAACTCGTTCAAGGCTGTGTCACCGATCCCGATGCGGTGGCGCGAGCGGTCGCGGGGTGCGACGTGGTGTTCCACCTCGCGGCGCTCGCGTCGGTCGCCAAGAGCGTGGAAGACCCGCTCGCCTCGCACGCCGCGTGCGCGACCGGGGCGCTGACGGTGTTCGACGCCGCCCGCAAGGCCGGCGTGCGGCGGATCGTCTACGCCGGCAGCGCCAGCGCGTACGGGAACGCGTCCGACGAGGCCGGCCAGGACGAGGCCACGCCGCTGATGGCGCTGTCGCCCTACGCGGCGGCGAAGCTGGCGGGCGAGTTTTACGCGGAGGCGTTCGCCCGCACCTACGGCATCGAAACGGTGCGGCTGCGGTTCTTCAACGTGTTCGGCCCGCGGCAGCGGGCCGACAGCCCGTACTCGGGGGTGATCGCCATTTTCGCCGGGCTACTCGCGGCGGGGCGGGTCCCCACGATCCACGGCGACGGGCTCCAGTCGCGCGACTTCGTGTACGTCTCGGACGTGGCGCGGGCGCTCGTCCTCGCGGCCGACACCCCCGGCGTGTCGGGGCGGGTGTACAACGTCGGCACCGGGCGCAGCGTGAATCTGTTGGAGCTGATCGCAGAACTGAACGCGATATTGGGGACGAGCGCGGTGCCGGTCCACAGCCCGGCCCGTCCGGGCGACGTGAAGCACTCGCGGGCGCGGATCGACCGCATCCGCACCGACCTCGGCTACGCGCCCGCGGTGCCCTTCGCCGAAGGGCTGCGGCGCACGGTCGAGTGGGCGCGGCAGTAG
- a CDS encoding DUF1552 domain-containing protein, whose protein sequence is MFLRGAGVALALPLLDAMAPVRAAGKADVPRRMVAIETNMGILPQYFFPEKPGAGYALSPYLERLGKFRTQFTVFSGVSHPEVTGAHAAEKCFLTGTPHPERGGFRNGVSLDQVAAEQIGNRTRYPSLVLGVGNEGQTLSFTRSGAPIPVERSPRKLFERLFVQGKAADVAARVAELRQGRSTLDFVGGQAKRLDRSLAPADRARLDQYYTSVRELEQRLAGSEAWEHKPKPKVAAAPPTDEKDGREFAKQTKLMFDVIRLALETDSSRLVSLFIDTTPIHNITHHGNRPEVLAELRAKEQGQFDVLAGFFQALTDAKEQGATLLDRTMVLYGTCMGSANSHSNSNLPVLLAGGGFKHGQHLAFDTTNNYPLTNLFVSMLQRLGIEAREFSTGKGTMRGLEPA, encoded by the coding sequence ATGTTCCTCCGCGGCGCCGGGGTCGCGCTGGCCCTCCCGCTGCTCGACGCGATGGCCCCGGTCCGGGCCGCCGGTAAGGCCGACGTGCCGCGGCGCATGGTCGCGATCGAGACGAACATGGGGATCCTGCCGCAGTACTTCTTCCCGGAGAAGCCCGGGGCGGGGTACGCGCTCTCGCCGTACCTGGAGCGCCTCGGCAAGTTCCGCACGCAGTTCACGGTGTTCTCGGGCGTCAGTCACCCCGAGGTGACCGGCGCGCACGCCGCGGAGAAGTGCTTCCTGACGGGCACCCCGCACCCGGAGCGCGGCGGGTTCCGGAACGGGGTGTCGCTGGACCAGGTGGCGGCCGAGCAGATCGGCAACCGGACCCGCTACCCCTCGCTCGTGCTCGGCGTCGGCAACGAGGGGCAGACGCTCAGCTTCACCCGGAGCGGGGCCCCGATCCCCGTCGAGCGCAGCCCGCGGAAGCTGTTCGAGCGGCTGTTCGTTCAGGGCAAGGCGGCCGACGTGGCGGCGAGGGTGGCGGAGCTCCGCCAGGGGCGCAGCACGCTGGACTTCGTCGGCGGCCAGGCGAAGCGGCTCGACCGGTCCCTCGCCCCCGCCGACCGCGCCCGGCTGGACCAGTACTACACGAGCGTCCGCGAGCTCGAGCAGCGGCTCGCCGGCTCCGAGGCGTGGGAGCACAAGCCCAAGCCCAAGGTGGCCGCGGCCCCGCCGACGGACGAGAAGGACGGGCGCGAGTTCGCCAAACAGACGAAGCTGATGTTCGACGTGATCCGGCTCGCGCTGGAGACCGACTCGTCGCGGCTGGTGTCACTGTTCATCGACACGACGCCGATCCACAACATCACGCACCACGGGAACCGGCCCGAGGTGCTCGCCGAGCTGCGGGCGAAGGAGCAGGGCCAGTTCGACGTGCTCGCGGGGTTCTTCCAGGCGCTCACGGACGCGAAGGAACAGGGCGCCACGCTGCTGGACCGGACGATGGTCCTGTACGGCACGTGCATGGGCAGCGCGAACTCGCACTCGAACTCCAACCTGCCGGTGCTGCTGGCGGGCGGCGGGTTCAAGCACGGTCAACACCTGGCGTTCGACACGACCAACAACTACCCGCTGACGAACCTGTTCGTGTCGATGCTCCAGCGGCTCGGGATCGAGGCGCGCGAGTTCTCCACGGGCAAGGGCACCATGCGCGGGCTGGAGCCGGCGTAG
- a CDS encoding DUF1592 domain-containing protein yields the protein MTHPFARAALVCLAAAALPAAAGAAPPTKFLEAHCTRCHDADTKGGGLDLAALAFAPSDPENRARWVLVYDRVARGEMPPKGRPRPPAADLAAATGALRDDLIAAEKAAATGGRTRLRRLTRGEYENTVRDLFDLPGIPLQIDLPPDGTAHGFDKHADALDLSHVNLAKYLDAADRVLDAAIATRPTAPKPVKQRVPLADYIVGHVLLHGDGVLLRDKKPAPEFPPAGRHAHLDQGAHERLGVFRSGASVGLFRHEDESFAPCFGEFAAVYPGRYKLTASLWSFQWDRGAVLPARGTEAARLSVVQTAEDGRTRLSGTVLGYYDAPSLTEQKHQVVAWLNPRDKIGFDAASIVGGGTRGPQRAMGYTGPGIACDYLDVEGPLHESWPPVAHQRLFGTLPIREADPQKHPGVRFPVRAPERQRVSGSLNKPDPVPGLWTVQTAKPLADADRLLADFLPRAFRRPVPAEVRKQYVQRVAARLKEGDCFELAMRWAYRAALCAPDFLYHVEPAGALDDHALACRLSYFLWNSMPDEKLTKLAAAGQLRTPGALRAEADRLLADPKSRRFVEDFLGQWLKLRQFWSNEPDRKLYPEFTPYLADSMLAEPRAYFRELLDRDLTADHLVRSDFVMVNGRLAAHYGVPGVSGTQVRRVALPPGVPRGGFLAQAAVLKVTANGTTTSPVPRGAFVLDRILGRPPAPPPPNTPAVEPDVRGATTIREQLDKHRNSAACASCHAKIDPPGFALEEFDVIGGHRARYRSLGTGDPAPRGTIDPFVNISFKLGPKVNASGVQPDGRTFTNFAEFQAQLAGDRDPLLANLAAQLAVYATGRGVSFADRDEIAAVVAATNKGGGGTRTLLYELVESKLFHTR from the coding sequence ATGACTCACCCTTTCGCGCGGGCGGCGCTCGTGTGTCTCGCGGCCGCCGCCCTGCCGGCCGCGGCCGGCGCCGCGCCGCCGACCAAGTTCCTTGAGGCGCACTGCACCCGGTGCCACGACGCCGACACCAAGGGCGGCGGCCTGGACCTCGCCGCGCTCGCGTTCGCCCCGTCGGACCCCGAGAACCGCGCCCGGTGGGTCCTCGTGTACGACCGCGTCGCGCGGGGCGAGATGCCGCCGAAGGGCCGCCCGCGCCCCCCCGCGGCCGACCTCGCCGCGGCGACGGGCGCGCTCCGGGACGATCTCATCGCCGCCGAGAAGGCGGCCGCAACGGGCGGCCGCACGCGGCTCCGGCGGCTCACCCGCGGGGAGTACGAGAACACCGTCCGCGACCTGTTCGACCTCCCGGGCATCCCGCTCCAAATCGACCTGCCGCCGGACGGCACCGCGCACGGGTTCGACAAGCACGCGGACGCCCTGGACCTGTCCCACGTGAACCTGGCCAAGTACCTGGACGCCGCCGACCGCGTGCTCGACGCCGCCATCGCGACGCGGCCGACCGCCCCGAAGCCCGTCAAGCAGCGGGTGCCGCTGGCCGACTACATCGTCGGGCACGTGCTGCTGCACGGGGACGGGGTGCTGCTGCGGGACAAGAAGCCGGCCCCCGAGTTCCCGCCGGCCGGCCGGCACGCGCACCTGGACCAGGGGGCGCACGAGCGGCTGGGGGTGTTCCGGTCCGGGGCCAGCGTGGGCCTGTTCCGCCACGAGGACGAGTCGTTCGCCCCGTGCTTCGGCGAGTTCGCGGCCGTCTACCCCGGGCGGTACAAGCTGACCGCGTCGCTGTGGAGCTTCCAGTGGGACCGGGGCGCGGTGCTGCCCGCGCGCGGCACCGAGGCGGCCCGCCTGTCGGTGGTGCAGACGGCCGAGGACGGCCGCACGCGGCTGTCCGGCACGGTGCTCGGGTACTACGACGCGCCGTCCCTCACCGAACAGAAGCACCAGGTGGTGGCGTGGCTGAACCCGCGGGACAAGATCGGGTTCGACGCCGCGTCGATCGTGGGCGGGGGCACCCGCGGCCCCCAGCGGGCGATGGGGTACACCGGCCCCGGGATCGCGTGCGACTACCTGGACGTCGAAGGGCCGCTGCACGAGAGCTGGCCCCCGGTCGCGCACCAGCGGCTGTTCGGCACCCTGCCGATACGCGAGGCGGACCCTCAGAAGCACCCGGGGGTGCGGTTCCCGGTCCGCGCGCCCGAGCGGCAGCGCGTGAGCGGCAGCCTGAACAAGCCGGACCCGGTCCCCGGCCTCTGGACGGTTCAGACCGCCAAGCCGCTCGCCGACGCGGACCGGCTGCTCGCCGACTTCCTGCCGCGGGCGTTCCGCCGGCCCGTGCCGGCCGAGGTGCGGAAGCAGTACGTCCAGCGCGTCGCCGCGCGGCTCAAGGAGGGCGACTGCTTTGAGCTGGCGATGCGGTGGGCGTACCGCGCGGCGCTCTGCGCGCCGGACTTCCTCTACCACGTCGAGCCGGCCGGCGCCCTCGACGACCACGCCCTCGCGTGCCGGCTGTCGTACTTCCTCTGGAACTCGATGCCCGACGAGAAGCTGACGAAGCTCGCCGCCGCGGGCCAGCTCCGCACGCCCGGGGCGCTCCGCGCCGAAGCCGACCGCCTGCTCGCGGACCCCAAGTCGCGGCGGTTCGTCGAGGACTTCCTCGGGCAGTGGTTGAAGCTCCGGCAGTTCTGGTCGAACGAACCGGACCGCAAGCTGTACCCGGAGTTCACCCCGTACCTCGCGGACTCGATGCTCGCGGAGCCGCGGGCGTACTTCCGCGAGCTGCTCGACAGGGACCTCACCGCCGACCACCTCGTGCGGTCCGACTTCGTGATGGTCAACGGGCGGCTCGCGGCGCATTACGGCGTGCCCGGGGTGAGCGGGACACAGGTGCGGCGCGTGGCGCTGCCGCCCGGCGTGCCGCGCGGCGGGTTCCTGGCTCAGGCGGCCGTCCTCAAGGTCACCGCGAACGGCACGACCACCTCGCCGGTGCCGCGCGGCGCGTTCGTGCTGGACCGCATCCTCGGCCGGCCCCCGGCCCCGCCCCCGCCCAACACCCCGGCGGTGGAGCCGGACGTGCGCGGGGCCACCACCATCCGGGAGCAGCTCGACAAGCACCGCAACAGCGCCGCGTGCGCGTCGTGTCACGCGAAGATCGACCCGCCGGGGTTCGCCCTCGAGGAGTTCGACGTGATCGGCGGCCACCGCGCGCGGTACCGCTCGCTGGGCACGGGCGATCCGGCCCCGCGCGGCACCATCGACCCGTTCGTCAACATCAGCTTCAAACTCGGTCCGAAGGTGAACGCGAGCGGCGTGCAGCCCGACGGGCGGACGTTTACGAACTTCGCGGAGTTCCAGGCGCAACTCGCGGGCGACCGCGACCCGCTGCTGGCCAACCTCGCCGCCCAGCTCGCGGTGTACGCGACCGGCCGCGGGGTGTCGTTCGCCGATCGGGACGAGATCGCGGCCGTGGTGGCCGCGACGAATAAGGGCGGCGGGGGCACCCGCACGCTGCTGTACGAACTGGTCGAGAGCAAGTTGTTCCACACCCGCTGA
- a CDS encoding ATP-binding protein, with protein MSSGAGMLLDPTQTGALYPAGPSARSAARARISLIQLAEILDVAEDAVITTDARRDIVLFNRGATVLFGYTAEEMLGRSIDLLLPERFRARHPEQMEEFARSPAPARLMGARREVFGRRKDGSEFPAEVSISKFGAGAELLFTAIVRDATERKRYEAAQRELEHLRAQAELADAQARAEAQLRETARQREQALAELQAKTEELRATTQQLWQAAKLAGVGELAASIAHELNNPLGTVSLRIEGLLAKTPADDPRRRPLEVVEGEVERMAGLVANLLQFSRAGRDQVSTVDVCEEVSRTVDLVAHHLRKHGVLVEPQFAPGVPHIHADRQHLRQVFLNLFTNAADAMPRGGRLVPRVRAGALPDGRPAVVIEIADTGVGIPAELRDRVFEPFFTTKEEGKGTGLGLAICRRIVQQHHGTLEVESALGAGTTIRITLPTRPDTNVDRLRDAPP; from the coding sequence ATGAGCAGTGGGGCCGGAATGTTACTCGATCCCACACAAACGGGCGCCCTGTACCCCGCGGGGCCGTCCGCCAGGAGCGCCGCACGCGCGCGTATCTCCTTGATCCAACTGGCCGAGATACTGGACGTCGCCGAGGACGCGGTCATCACCACCGACGCGCGCCGCGACATCGTGCTGTTCAACCGCGGCGCCACCGTGCTGTTCGGGTACACCGCCGAGGAGATGCTGGGCCGGTCCATCGACCTGCTGCTGCCCGAGCGGTTCCGCGCCCGGCACCCGGAGCAGATGGAGGAGTTCGCCCGGTCCCCGGCGCCGGCCCGGCTCATGGGGGCGCGGCGCGAGGTGTTCGGGCGGCGCAAGGACGGGTCCGAGTTCCCGGCGGAGGTGTCGATCTCGAAGTTCGGCGCCGGGGCCGAACTGCTGTTCACCGCGATCGTGCGGGACGCCACCGAGCGCAAGCGGTACGAGGCCGCGCAGCGGGAGCTGGAGCACCTCCGCGCGCAGGCCGAACTCGCCGACGCGCAGGCCCGCGCGGAGGCGCAGCTCCGCGAGACCGCCCGGCAGCGGGAGCAGGCGCTCGCGGAGCTCCAGGCCAAGACCGAGGAGCTGCGGGCCACCACCCAGCAGCTGTGGCAGGCCGCCAAGCTCGCGGGCGTGGGCGAGCTGGCCGCCAGCATCGCCCACGAGCTGAACAACCCGCTCGGCACGGTGAGCCTACGCATCGAGGGGCTGCTCGCGAAGACCCCGGCCGACGACCCGCGGCGGCGGCCGCTCGAGGTGGTCGAGGGCGAGGTCGAGCGCATGGCCGGCCTGGTCGCCAACCTGCTCCAGTTCAGCCGGGCCGGGCGGGACCAGGTGTCCACCGTGGACGTGTGCGAGGAGGTGAGCCGGACCGTCGACCTGGTGGCCCACCACCTGCGCAAGCACGGGGTGCTCGTGGAGCCCCAGTTCGCCCCCGGGGTGCCGCACATCCACGCCGACCGGCAGCACCTGCGGCAGGTGTTCCTGAACCTGTTCACCAACGCCGCGGACGCGATGCCCCGGGGCGGCCGGCTGGTGCCCCGGGTGCGGGCCGGGGCGCTGCCCGACGGGCGCCCGGCGGTGGTGATCGAGATCGCCGACACGGGCGTCGGCATCCCGGCCGAGCTCCGGGACCGCGTGTTCGAGCCGTTCTTCACCACCAAGGAGGAGGGGAAGGGGACCGGGCTGGGGCTCGCCATCTGCCGCCGCATCGTCCAGCAGCACCACGGCACGCTCGAGGTGGAGAGCGCCCTGGGGGCGGGCACCACCATCCGCATCACGCTCCCCACCCGCCCCGACACGAACGTGGACCGCCTGCGAGACGCACCCCCATGA
- a CDS encoding DUF2007 domain-containing protein: MKRDDGNVVRVFAGPLVLVEVYQGKLREVGIESRVVGTELSASLGSALSGSTELWVKEEDLERATELLTEEEQRAAAKE, from the coding sequence ATGAAACGCGACGACGGGAACGTGGTGCGGGTGTTCGCCGGCCCGCTGGTGCTGGTCGAGGTGTACCAGGGGAAGCTGAGGGAGGTGGGAATCGAGAGCCGCGTGGTCGGCACCGAACTGTCCGCAAGCCTCGGCTCGGCGCTCTCCGGTTCAACCGAACTGTGGGTGAAGGAAGAGGACCTGGAGCGCGCCACGGAACTGCTCACGGAAGAGGAGCAACGAGCGGCGGCCAAGGAATGA